The sequence below is a genomic window from Bactrocera neohumeralis isolate Rockhampton chromosome 4, APGP_CSIRO_Bneo_wtdbg2-racon-allhic-juicebox.fasta_v2, whole genome shotgun sequence.
tatgtgcataggcgcctaaaagtatgcaacgaaATTGCATAATATGAGCACTAATCGTTTAAGTATAACGGTAATTTTGTTGCGAATGTACAAAAACGTATTTAACgtggaaaatttgaattttctgaaacaaaaacttgcataaaaatgttcttagcaaaaaataaattaattttctgaaacaaaatttttaaaataacttattaaatactaacttatattaaaaatataacagtttctaaactttataaaattactTATTCATCTATAAgccacatttttgatatttattgcctaaaagtatgcagcgaaaaatttttatttctttatttgaacgATTTGGcgacaaatttttgtttcatgttgtcttaaaaacaaatattttattataattttaattttttgaaacgaAATCttgattaaaaatgtatttagcgtgaaaaatttcaattttctgaaacaaaaattttaaaataacatattaaatactaattgatattaaaagcaaaacagtttcaatactttttaaaattaatttttcatctaTTAgccacatttttgaaatttattgcctaaaagtatgcagcgaaaattttttatttctttatttgaacgTTTTGGCGACAAATTTTCATCACCTGCCAccttaaaaacatatacatatttcattacaaaattactttttcatctATAAGCCACATTTTTGAACTTTACCGCCTAGAAGtatgcaacaaaaaatgtatttttatttatttgaacttaaaaaaaatatattttattatcatttctatttgaaacaaaaaaaattatatattattacttataattattgatttatcgattatgaaattgcttattcaacaatttttaagctTTATCGCCTAcaagtatgcaataaaaaatttatatttatttatttaatactgTTAGGGAGAACTAGTAgtctatttatttctttaatacaaatattttattataatttgaaaaataaatatttgattagaaacaaaaatacttataaaatcTATGAATTTTGAATGACTTATCGATTATGATATTACTTAATCAACGATTTTCAGCTTTATCGCCTAGAAGTatgcacaaaaaattatatttaattacttcAAACTTTTAGGGAGAATTTTTGTCTCTTGActtcttcaataaaaattttttattataattttttttagaaaatatataatttaggaatttttttacttgtgattattaaaatttcaattttgaaatttcttttacaCGAATATTCTACATTTTTAAGCTTTAAcgcctttttttaatttttagagagTTCTTTAGTATCAATAATTGAAACCGAAAACCTTAATTCTGTGTTTGTGTAACGGAAAAAAGTTAtgtctatataaaaaaaaattacaaaagtaaataaCGTTACTTTCAACTGTatagaagctataatacccttcacactTACATTTATTATAGTACAAAAGGGCATAAaacaagaatatatgtatgtgcttagatatcttaattttgatcggtcagtttggtTGGCTGTTATATGCTTCAATGATCTTACTTCTGACAACATTCTTTCCTTAATTAAGCTAGTTGCCGCTTCTAATCAAAGCACGAGTGATCGATATCTAATTATTTTATATCGAATGTAAAAAACCACTTTTTCTGGGAATTACTGCAATTATTTTGCTGGGCAGAGAGCTTTAAGAATAATTATTTCGTACTTTGCAACCTACAAGGTCATTTCGCAATTATAACTGCATAATAATCACTGAAATATTAAAGTATTgcaaatgttttaattaaaaaggtaatttattttatatataacaagtTCATGATGTGTACTCTGtactatatactatgtatacgttctttaacaaaatatatatttttcacttttgttgcTGGAAATTACAGTGTTTTTTCttgcgcaaaaatatttaagttaaaatacaaaaataacatataaatgCATAACTGGCATGAAGTTCCAGACATAAGGATCCATTATGAACCAAATGCTTTACTTTTTGCTTATAGTTTAAAGATTGCTGAATTTAGCTGGACGCTTCTCAACGAAAGCAGTCATGCCTTCCTTACGATCCTCCTGCAAAGATACGTTTAATAAGCGAGTTAGTacgataaaaataaagtttataattatttgtaaaattcaattaatatttaagcATTTACTCACAGTTGCGAATGTGGCATGGAAGGTTCTGCGTTCGAACTTCAAACCTTCTTGTAGTGTAGTTTCGTACGCTGTATTTACAGCCTCTTTGCACAGTTGCACAATCAAGCCTGAGTGTGTGCCAATCTTCTCACCCAATTTGATAGCCTCGCTAACCAACTGATCAGCGGGCACTACCTTGCTCACCAAACCCATTTTTTCCGCTTCCACGGCAGATATCATGTTGCCAGTCAAACAGATTTCCATAGCCTTAGATTTACCAACAGCACGTGTCAAACGCTGAGTGCCACCAGCACCGGGAATAGTGCCCAAAGCAATTTCTGGCTGAGCGAATTTCGCCTTTTCACCAGCATAAATGATGTCGCACATCATAGCCAACTCACAGCCACCACCCAGCGCATAACCATTCACGGCGGCAATAATGGGTTTCTGGCAGCGTGCAACACGTGTCCAGTCATTCAGGAAGTTACCCATAATGCAATCGGCATAGGTGTTCGATTGCATTTCTTTAATATCAGCGCCAGCTGCAAATGCTTTCTCGCTACCAGTGATAACAATAGCGGCAACATTCGCGTCCCGTTCATATGTGTCGAGTGCTTGACTCAGTTCCGACATTAGACCATTGCACAGAGCATTAAGCGCTTTGGGGCGATTCAATGTGATAACGGCGACATTCTTCTTTTCACCAGTCACTTCGTGCTTGATGTACTCCAAGTTGGTGGCTGTAGAAAAGTACATTTGGCAtttgttattgaaatatatttagttttttttttaattaattggtaaataatattattctCATTATACTTTTTGACACATTTCAAACAAATGTCATACATAACGATACTATTAATTGCTGTATGGTTAAatcggcacaattccgatttctttgacGCCGCGATCTGCGCGGTACaattggaaagaggaagtcctcctaattaaataatataaagatttataggtaccgcaaacgcttagtttacgagatattcgactttaaagttcaaaaattcccaaaattcgaacatttcaacaagctatttcactacatttaacacactttatgcaaatttttcacttcaaaatcatttatttaaactgtaaacatttaaacaaattcacaatttacactttttgcagGTTTTATAAGCAAGaaatctatattttaaaaattactttttgcactcgtagtgagcatcatttatgtgttaacaattatgaggaaatgtAGCGCTGCCTTatgataataagcaaatatgagcaATTCGCTGAAGTTTCTCCTTTTAGCTATAATacctctttctttatttagcaatctaagttctaataaaaacaagtgtctataaattatatttcaaattaaaatatatgataatacaattggggtactcacaacgtgtcattaagcatcgtaaaatcataaaatcataaatttgtatactagtttaaaaaatttgttgttgtattgcatactaaaataagtttacgcaaatacaactctgaacacTATGTTTTCGGACCGTTATatcttataactttatgagactatgtaaaactactaaatataatatattgggCTAATCGGAGTTTTTCGTGATAATGGTCGAAAATCTCTTTATTTTCTGAAGATTTTGCATTCTCTCCGCAATTCGAACAACGACATAAAAAATCAGCATCATTTTAGTTTAACCaagtttctttatataaaaagttgtgCCGAGATTAAAATTCTACTTATttcgaagaaattaataacaaaaagtgaCCATGGctggaaacaaaaatttaattctattaaaacaattaattagtAAAGACTACATGAATGAATTatcataaaaatacatttgtaacaAATTGTATGTCAACAAATCAAAAGTGAGCTTTATTAGAAAGAAATTTAGGGACAGTTGATCTGTGAAAACTCACCTTCGTGGAAGACGACCCAAAGCTACAACACGACTtgattattcaaaaatacttaATAGTTTCCAGATAAGTCGGCAGCGAGCGTGGTTAAAgccttaaatttgaaagttaCCAGCCGTACTGTACAAAGAAGAGCGTGAGCAGGTGGGCTAACAAGTTATAGGGCTAAAAAGCCTTTTATATCAAGAAAAAATCGACTAAGACGATTACAATTTGTTCGGAAACACATCAACTGGTCAGTGAAACGAtggaaaacaataattttctcTGATGaatcaaaatttcatttgaaatattcAGACGGAATAAGAAAAGTTCGCCAACCAAAAAATAAGAGGTCAGATCCCCGATACTGCCAAGATACGGTTAAGCAAGGTGGGAGTGGCATTAAGGTAAAGGAAAGTTTTTCCGGGATTGGTGTTAAACCTCTTTATCGAATCAATGCCAATATGGATCGATTCAGATACAAGGATATCGGCCGAGTTTCAAAACGCCAACGACCCAAAGTACTTGTCGAAACCAGTGGTAAATCGGTTCGTAGCTCAAAATATTAATGTCCTAAATGGGCAAACCCAATCGCCGGATCTCAATTCTATTGGGAATCTTTggtatataacaaatataatgATAGACAGAGAAGGAGTGAATGGAGATAAGAACGAATTGCTCGAAGCTGCAAAACAAGCCTGTTTAAACATACCACAAATAGttaaatattaacaatattatagCCTCCATGCCAAATAGATGCagtgaagtaataaaaaatgatggttatgctataaaatattaaataacaacCATAATTCCAATATGTTTTGTGGCACTGAATAttgaatatgtttaattttttccctaTAAAATGGCATGgagtcaaataatttttacggttttgtatgttttcataaaatatatagctATTCTTCAAATCTGActgatttgtttatatttaaaatgataattGCGAGAATAGATGATAATGTAATCATTATTCATATTTGTGAATATGCCATATAAATTTTCCACTTATATACAACCggcatttttgcataaattacttacatacatatgtatgtatgtatgtatgtatttaaccATACATTACAACAGGCgcaattaatttaaacaaatgcAGTTTCCTATTTCATTACTTATATTATAAACGCCTTTcgactaaacaaaaaaaaaaaacaatgaaaacaataacaaataagcaTTTGAACTATAACACGTCAATGTCATTATTACATAACGATGTCGTCaaattaaccaaaaacaaaCGAGTGACAGCTAGTTTTTGTCACatctcattttttaattaaacacctTGCACTTGAACTCAacaaatgtgcatacatatactttTCTCAAATAATTATAATCAAAACACTTGATTTCTGCAcaaaagaagtaaaaaacaaCAGTGGCAATAATGTGCAAAGTCCAACCTTTTCtttcacatatatacattgcTATACatggaatatatgtacatataaggaAGTTCATAAGGGCACAAAGATAGCCGGAGACACAAGAGATTGCCGCTTTGGAATcttctatataaatttcaacttcttatgtacatacatatgtatattgcactTACCAGAGGCGAAGAAACGCGGTGCCAACTGTGGCTGCTTTGCGGCCACTTGTAGTACATGTTGGGCACGTCCAGCCAAAAGTTTTGCAATATTCGCCATCTTtgcacaaattattttaaattactgaATGCCACACACCTGCAAAGTAAACACAATACTTAGCTAGTTTCTTATTAGAATTTTCGTTATCAGCGCCACGCCACTTACGCGCTGCAAGGTCTGGAAACAGAATGAAATATTAATGGATTGTGCCATGTTGGGAACCAGAAAAATTAACAGGCATAATCAATTCTGACAGCACTGATCTTGTTTTGCTATGAAGCTCAACGCGTGCAAACGAGATAACACATGTTCTATTTATATGCCGGTTATTATTGTGGAGACGAgcataccctgtaggaaaaactGGAGTTAGTGAGGAAAACTTTCTTGTACAACGCCACTAATAATCGCTGATAAGAATTCATGCAATACTGCTCACACGCTTGTTCTTTTTATGCAACTGGTACAAACATAAATGtctaattaagttaaatttcgtggttttataacaaaaaaatatttgcaatatgtCTTTTGGtagaaatagtaatttttttcttactattCATGTGTTCCATTTGCCCTGGTGTACCACAGGGTTGCAGTTAGcaagaaacattttaaataattatagacagctactttttttttaactgttcacgactttttcgtttaaaaatcaaattaaaacacTCACCAACTTTAATTCAGAAATATTcaacatttgaaattttattaaaaatatgttgttttttttggtcATAAAAGAAATACCTTATTCTAGGCGTTATTGTAAAAATGTGCAAGTATAAAATAtcttcatatattaaatattaagtattcacatagtaaatacatacatatgttacggGCCCACAACCAATTATTTTCTCCttccatatgtaaataaatatatttgtgtgcgcaaaagtaaatatactTGAGATTTGCAAggataattcaaaattataacaacagaaaaaaagttaattcaAAGTAGcgcatatatgtacttaaagTTCAAATGAGGTACATTGAAAATGttaaccaaaattaaattaattgctaaataaatgtaaatatgcgccaaaaagtgtatttttttttttttttgcggcgactaacaaaaatattacaattgctactttgcaaaaaaatatgtattaatatagaaaaatgaAGTACAAGTTTCTTTGTGACGGCGCGTTTAAGACGGACGTTTGACGGCTGGTTTGAAATTACTCGAGAAGttccttatttattattttttatacggATATGGCGGTGTGGCATGGAATTTTCGCTTTTTAAGTGTGCCTTTGAGTGGAGTTGCTATATGGAAGATCGCAATAAGTTAGTAAAACAGTgagttatttaaaatacaaataactcACCATACAAGGAATAGAGAGATTCTTTAGTATTGTGGCTCGGTGTGCGCGTTATTGTATTGGTTGAGCCATTTGTTTGATTGTTCTCCTTATCTATATCCAATATCACATATTGTGACCAGTAATCGCCTGGGATTTTCAACAAATTCTGCATGGTGGTGAACTGCATGTATACTTCAGTGAAGATGGCGTGTCGGTCTGGATCAGCGGATGAATACCCAACAATAGTTGGTCCAAATACACGCGCAATATTATCAATCGGCATTAGAACTTCGCGGCATTCAGCAACACGTTGGAAATGCAGAATTAAGAATGCTAAAGTATCGCGATTTGCTGCTGGTAAAGCATCAATTGCCTTAAAGAGATCCTTTTGTATCTCAACTTCTGTGGGCTGTTGCACGGCATTACAGAAATCTTTCCACAAATTGGTAGGTATGAGTGGTTCACGTAAGGAACGCAAAAAATCTTTTACACATCCACACAATACATGTACATCAATATTGCCCAGATGTGGTGTGTTTTTACCGCGTAAAAAGCGCTCCTTCAGTGCCTTGACCTCACGCTCCGAACCCGATACACGATAAATACCAACCTCATTGAGACCGCGTGATTCAATTTCATTAACGCAATGTACAATAAGTGCTGGTACCATCGGTG
It includes:
- the LOC126756700 gene encoding enoyl-CoA hydratase, mitochondrial, which codes for MANIAKLLAGRAQHVLQVAAKQPQLAPRFFASATNLEYIKHEVTGEKKNVAVITLNRPKALNALCNGLMSELSQALDTYERDANVAAIVITGSEKAFAAGADIKEMQSNTYADCIMGNFLNDWTRVARCQKPIIAAVNGYALGGGCELAMMCDIIYAGEKAKFAQPEIALGTIPGAGGTQRLTRAVGKSKAMEICLTGNMISAVEAEKMGLVSKVVPADQLVSEAIKLGEKIGTHSGLIVQLCKEAVNTAYETTLQEGLKFERRTFHATFATEDRKEGMTAFVEKRPAKFSNL